Proteins encoded in a region of the Coregonus clupeaformis isolate EN_2021a chromosome 9, ASM2061545v1, whole genome shotgun sequence genome:
- the LOC121574528 gene encoding uncharacterized protein LOC121574528: protein MADLPDERLEMTPPFTYCGIDCFGPFYVKEARKELKRYGLLFTCMCSRAIHVEMLDDLTTDAFINALRAFIAIRGNVRQLRCDQGTNFVGAKGEFMNAMKDLDHEQVKEHGCEFVMNFPASSHMGGVWERQIRTIRSVLTAILDQSAKRLDSASLRTFLYEVMAIVNSRPLTTEHLNDPTSLEPLTPNHILMMKSKITTPPPGQFVSQDLYLRKRWRQVQLLANEFWTRWKKEYLLNLQQRQIWQKDKRNTKVNDIVILQEDCSPRNQWRLARVAQVYPSTDGRVRKVKLLISDSTLDNQGKRTTKPVYLDRPVYKTVLLLEA, encoded by the exons ATGGCAGACTTGCCAGACGAGAGACTGGAAATGACCCCTCCATTCACATATTGTGGTATAGATTGCTTCGGACCATTCTATGTGAAAGAAGCGAGAAAGGAACTGAAAAGATATGGTCTTCTTTTCACTTGTATGTGTTCTAGAGCCATACATGTTGAAATGCTTGATGATCTCACTACAGATGCTTTCATCAATGCACTGCGTGCATTCATTGCAATACGTGGAAATGTAAGACAGTTGAGATGTGATCAAGGCACCAACTTTGTTGGCGCTAAAGGAGAGTTCATGAATGCAATGAAGGACCTGGATCATGAACAGGTAAAGGAACATGGATGTGAGTTTGTTATGAACTTCCCAGCATCAAGTCACATGGGAGGTGTATGGGAGAGACAAATTAGGACCATCAGAAGc gttcTAACAGCGATCCTTGACCAATCTGCTAAAAGACTTGACAGTGCATCACTTAGAACCTTCCTGTATGAAGTGATGGCTATCGTAAATAGCAGACCTCTGACAACAGAGCACTTAAATGATCCAACAAGTCTTGAACCTCTCACTCCCAACCATATCCTCATGATGAAGTCAAAGATAACAACTCCCCCTCCTGGTCAGTTTGTGAGTCAGGATCTCTACCTCCGCAAGAGATGGCGACAGGTACAGTTATTGGCAAACGAATTCTGGACACGGTGGAAGAAGGAGTACCTCCTTAATCTTCAGCAAAGACAAATATGGCAAAAGGATAAGAGAAATACGAAGGTTAatgacattgtcatcctacaagaggACTGCTCTCCACGAAATCAATGGAGATTAGCAAGAGTAGCACAGGTGTACCCTAGCACTGATGGAAGAGTCAGAAAGGTAAAACTGTTAATTAGTGACTCAACCTTAGATAACCAGGGAAAACGCACTACAAAGCCAGTCTATCTTGACAGGCCTGTATACAAGACAGTTTTACTGCTTGAAGCATAA